One Thermodesulfobacteriota bacterium DNA window includes the following coding sequences:
- the lpxB gene encoding lipid-A-disaccharide synthase — MSPKKIMIVAGEVSGDLHGAHLVDALREIDPKVHFFGVGGDGLKGRGVQLLQHVANLSVVGISEAFRKLGTALRTLNLLKKAMVQERPELVILIDYPEFNLRLARFAHRKGIPVLYYISPQIWAWRPGRVRSIARWVTKMVVFFSFEVPLYRAAGVDVEWVGHPLLDIVKPTLPREEALQRFNLDPDRRIIGLLPGSRKEEVRRHLPVMVATAHRLRREIPDLQFILPRAPGISQGDLYPYLRQASFQVSIVEGMNYDAMAISDLLITASGTATLEAAILQKPMVIVYKVSRLSYWIGRALIRVRHIGLVNLVAGEEIAKELIQDEAHPERIAKEALRLLNDPRLYAQTVESLRAVRQALGEPGAAHRAAHIVHALLQKKEV, encoded by the coding sequence ATGTCCCCCAAGAAAATCATGATCGTCGCGGGCGAGGTCTCCGGAGACCTTCATGGCGCCCATCTGGTGGACGCCCTCCGGGAGATCGACCCGAAGGTCCACTTCTTCGGGGTCGGCGGCGATGGGTTGAAAGGCAGGGGAGTTCAGCTCCTCCAGCACGTCGCCAACCTTTCGGTCGTCGGCATCTCCGAGGCCTTCCGGAAGCTGGGCACCGCGCTCCGAACCCTCAACCTCTTGAAGAAGGCCATGGTTCAGGAAAGGCCGGAGCTTGTCATTCTGATCGACTACCCGGAATTTAACCTCAGACTGGCCAGATTCGCCCACCGAAAGGGAATCCCCGTTTTGTACTATATCAGTCCCCAGATCTGGGCCTGGAGGCCGGGAAGGGTCCGGTCGATCGCCCGATGGGTCACAAAGATGGTCGTCTTCTTCTCCTTCGAAGTCCCCCTCTACCGGGCCGCGGGGGTCGATGTGGAGTGGGTGGGCCATCCCCTCCTCGATATCGTCAAGCCCACCCTTCCCAGAGAAGAGGCCCTCCAGAGGTTCAACCTCGATCCGGATCGGAGGATCATCGGCCTCCTTCCAGGGAGCCGGAAGGAAGAGGTGAGGAGGCACCTGCCCGTCATGGTCGCCACCGCCCATAGGCTCCGGCGGGAGATCCCTGACCTGCAGTTCATCCTGCCCCGGGCCCCCGGCATTTCTCAAGGGGATCTTTATCCTTATCTCCGACAGGCCTCTTTTCAGGTTTCAATCGTGGAGGGGATGAATTACGATGCGATGGCGATCTCCGATCTCCTGATCACCGCCTCGGGCACCGCCACCCTTGAGGCGGCCATCCTTCAGAAGCCGATGGTGATCGTCTATAAAGTTTCCCGGCTCTCCTACTGGATCGGAAGGGCCCTGATCCGGGTGAGACATATCGGCCTGGTCAATCTGGTCGCGGGAGAAGAGATCGCCAAGGAACTCATCCAGGATGAGGCCCATCCGGAACGTATCGCAAAGGAAGCCCTTCGCCTCTTGAACGATCCCCGTCTCTATGCCCAGACCGTCGAATCCCTTCGGGCGGTTCGACAGGCTCTCGGAGAGCCAGGGGCAGCCCATCGAGCCGCCCACATCGTCCACGCCTTGCTTCAAAAGAAGGAAGTGTGA
- a CDS encoding Gfo/Idh/MocA family oxidoreductase, producing the protein MEKVRVGVIGAGYFGRFHIEKYLRLEGVELVGVVDIDPARRQEIARRYSVRTFSHHAQLFGRVESVSIAVPTSLHHEIAKDCLLRGIHVLVEKPIASTLEEADELIELAEGRRLVLQVGHQERFNAAFQAAEGRIKDPFLIEFHRLGPFTGRGGDVDVVLDLMVHDLDILLRLIRSRVRDLKARGVSVLTPHFDEAHAQIEFENGCRARLTACRTSKDRVRNVMIYQPDGVLIVDFQNQTALFSKEAAGASVESLNPGQAECLPVKKVDPLEEEIRSFLQSVRERKKALVSGSEGRRVLEMALAILQKMREGLTAQCPPRKS; encoded by the coding sequence GTGGAAAAAGTCCGAGTGGGTGTGATCGGTGCGGGATATTTCGGCCGATTCCATATCGAAAAATACCTGAGGCTGGAAGGGGTGGAGCTGGTGGGGGTGGTCGACATCGATCCCGCCCGTCGCCAAGAGATCGCCCGTCGATATTCGGTCAGAACCTTCTCCCATCATGCCCAGCTCTTCGGCCGGGTCGAATCGGTGAGCATCGCTGTCCCCACCTCCCTGCACCACGAAATCGCCAAAGACTGCTTGCTTCGGGGAATCCACGTCCTTGTCGAGAAGCCGATCGCCAGCACCCTCGAAGAGGCCGACGAGCTGATCGAACTGGCCGAAGGGCGTCGCCTGGTCCTTCAGGTGGGCCATCAGGAGCGCTTCAACGCGGCCTTCCAGGCAGCCGAGGGAAGGATCAAAGATCCCTTCCTGATCGAGTTTCACCGCCTCGGGCCCTTCACCGGACGGGGGGGCGATGTGGATGTCGTCCTCGACCTGATGGTCCACGATCTCGATATCCTGCTGCGTCTGATACGCTCCCGGGTGAGGGATCTGAAGGCCAGGGGCGTCTCCGTCCTCACCCCCCATTTCGATGAGGCCCACGCCCAGATCGAATTTGAAAACGGCTGCAGGGCCCGTCTCACCGCCTGCAGGACCTCCAAGGATCGGGTCCGGAACGTCATGATTTATCAGCCCGATGGAGTATTGATCGTCGATTTTCAGAACCAGACCGCCCTCTTTTCGAAAGAGGCCGCCGGGGCCTCTGTGGAATCCCTCAATCCCGGTCAGGCGGAATGCCTCCCCGTAAAAAAGGTCGATCCCCTCGAGGAAGAGATCCGTTCCTTTCTCCAGAGCGTCCGGGAACGGAAGAAGGCCTTGGTCTCCGGAAGCGAAGGGAGAAGGGTTCTGGAGATGGCCCTGGCCATCCTCCAGAAGATGAGGGAGGGCCTCACTGCTCAATGTCCCCCAAGAAAATCATGA
- the lpxA gene encoding acyl-ACP--UDP-N-acetylglucosamine O-acyltransferase, with protein MIHPTAIVDPKAEIGEGVVIGPYSIIERDVSIGEGTWIGPHVVIREGTSIGKRCRIYQFSSIGEAPQAVAYRGEKTYLIIGDENIIRESVTLHRGTVKGGGKTVIGDRNFFMAYSHVAHDCQIGHQVVLANGATLAGHILIEDGAVLGGLSAVHQFCRIGTYAFVSGVTGVVLDIPPYMLAAGSRAKLFGLNTVGLKRHNFREETIRALKAAYRILFRSGLTLEKAIRKVEASELSQMPEVAHLLTFLQQSKRGICR; from the coding sequence ATGATCCACCCAACGGCCATCGTCGATCCGAAAGCGGAGATCGGGGAAGGGGTCGTGATCGGCCCCTACTCGATTATTGAAAGGGACGTCTCCATCGGGGAGGGGACGTGGATCGGTCCCCATGTCGTGATCCGCGAGGGGACCTCGATCGGAAAGCGCTGTCGGATCTATCAATTCTCCTCTATCGGCGAGGCACCCCAGGCCGTGGCCTACCGAGGAGAGAAGACCTACCTCATCATCGGGGATGAGAACATCATCCGGGAATCGGTCACCCTCCATCGCGGAACGGTGAAAGGAGGAGGCAAGACCGTCATCGGAGACCGGAACTTCTTCATGGCCTACTCCCACGTGGCCCACGACTGTCAGATCGGGCATCAGGTCGTCCTGGCCAACGGGGCCACGCTCGCCGGCCACATCCTCATCGAAGACGGGGCGGTCCTCGGCGGCCTTTCTGCCGTGCACCAGTTCTGTCGAATCGGCACGTATGCCTTCGTCAGCGGCGTGACCGGGGTGGTCCTCGACATCCCACCCTATATGCTCGCCGCGGGAAGCCGGGCCAAACTCTTCGGTCTCAATACCGTCGGATTGAAACGCCACAACTTTCGCGAAGAGACCATCCGCGCCCTCAAGGCGGCCTACCGCATCCTCTTCCGCTCCGGTCTGACTCTGGAGAAAGCGATCCGGAAGGTGGAGGCCTCCGAGCTCTCCCAGATGCCGGAGGTAGCCCATCTCCTCACGTTTCTTCAACAGAGCAAAAGGGGGATCTGCCGTTAA